The Kribbella shirazensis genomic interval CATCGGCCGCACGCGCACCGAGATCGCGCACGCGCCCGGCTACGACCCGGAGCTCACGGAGTTCGACCCGACCGAGAACCTCGAGGACCTGTACGGCTACTACGGCATGACGCCGTACTGGTTCCCGGGCTACCGCTACCCGCGCTTCCCGTTCCGCTGATCCGGCTTCTCCAGCGGGGAGGTGGCGGGACCGTCGAGGACCGCGCCGTCGGGTGCGAAGCGGGAGCCGTGGCAGTTGCAGTCCCAGGTGCTGTCGCCCTGGTTCCAGCGCAGCGGGCAGCCGAGGTGCGTGCAGACCGGTACGACGGTGTGCAGCGTGCCGCCCTGATCGCGGTACGCGCCGACGGTCGTGCCGTCGAGATCGAACAGGCCGCCTTCGCCGACCTCCACGTGGTCGAGACCGGGGCCGAGCAGCCGGCGAAGGTGGCCGGCGGCGAACTCCTTGCCGACCTTGAGGTTGTCCTGGACGAGCTTCGCGACCGACCGCGCGTCGCCGATCCGGCCCGCGTCGAACACGTCGCTCCACCGGTTGCTCCGCCCGAGGACGAGATCGCGAAGGATGCCGGCGGCAACGGTTCCGTTGCTGAGGCCCCATTTGTGCATGCCCGTCGCGACGAGCACGGGGGAGCCGGGCGCCTTACCGACGTACGGCAGTTGGTCCGCCGTGCTGTAGTCCTCGGCGGACCAGCGGTACTCCGGCTGTACCTTCGTGCCCCACAGCTGGTCGACCCAGTCGACCAGGCTCTGGTACGACGCGTTGGTGTCCTCCTGCCCGCCGGTCTCGTGATCGGCGCCGACCACGATCAGGCCGTTCGGACCGCCTCCGGGCCAGGGCCGGGTCGAGCGGGTCGGCGCCTCGGCGGAGATCGTCATCGCCGTGGGCGCCTGGACGGGAAGCTTCACCGCGATGCCGTGGGACTGGTTCGGCCGGGTGCGGGCGAAGTACCCGCCGAGTGTGCCGAACGGCAACAACGTGGCGGCCACGGCATGGCGGGCCACGACGCGCCGGCCGGACTCGGTCCGTGCCTCGACCCCGTCGCCTTCCGCGTTCAGCTCGGTCACGCGCGTCCGCTCGAAGATCCGCCCGCCGGCGCCGGTGAAGGCCGACGCCAGTCCCGCGAGGTAGCGAGCGGGGTGCAGGAGCAGCTGGTTGTCGAACCGGACGGCGGAGGCCGCTGACAGGGGCAGCCCCATCTCCAGGGGGTCGGCGAGCTGTGCGGGAAGACCGAGTTCACGCGCTGCCTCGGCCTCGTCGCGCAGGTCACCTGTCGAGTAGACGTAGGACGGTCCGCGGCTGAGTTCGCAGTCGATGCCGAGCCGGCGGGCGATGGCGTCGACCTCGTCGACGGCTTCCTGGTTCGCCGCGGCGTACTGCTGTGCCTTGTCGCGGCCGTGACGGTCCAGCAACCCGGCGTAGACGGCTCCGTGCTGAGACGTGACCTTGCCGGTGGTGTTGCCGCTGGTCCGGGTCGCGATGCGCCCTCCCTCGAGCAGGACCACACCGACGCCTTCCTGCTGGAGGTGGAGGGCGGTGGTCAGCCCGATGAGCCCGCCGCCGACCACGACGACGTCGGTCTCCTGATCGGCGTCGAGTGCCTGGTACCTCGGGAGGCTCGCGGTCCCCAGCCAGACCGAGCTCTGAATCGTCATGACCGGCCGGTTCCCGCGGGTGTACTCGTTCAAGCGCCGGGTACCGGCGGGACATGCGCCTGACCGAAACGGCCGACGTCTGGTGGAAGAACGCCGTGATCTACTGCCTCGATGTCGAGACGTTCTTCGACACCGACGGTGACGGGCGGGGGGATCTACGCGGGGTGTGTCAGCGGATCGACCACCTGGCCGAGCTGGGCGTGACGTGCCTGTGGCTGATGCCGTTCTACCCGACGCCGGACCGTGACGACGGCTACGACGTCACGGACTTCTACGGCGTCGATCCGCGGCTCGGGACGCACGGCGACCTGGTCGAGCTGATCATGCTGGCCCGGGACCGCGGGATGCGGGTGATCGCCGACCTGGTGGTGAACCACACGTCGGACCAGCACCCGTGGTTCAAGAGTGCGCGCGCGTCCCGGCAGTCGCCGTACCGCGACTGGTACGTGTGGCGGGACGAGCCGCCGCCGGACGCGGAGAAGGGCGTCGTCTTCCCCGACAAGGAGAA includes:
- a CDS encoding FAD-dependent oxidoreductase, yielding MTIQSSVWLGTASLPRYQALDADQETDVVVVGGGLIGLTTALHLQQEGVGVVLLEGGRIATRTSGNTTGKVTSQHGAVYAGLLDRHGRDKAQQYAAANQEAVDEVDAIARRLGIDCELSRGPSYVYSTGDLRDEAEAARELGLPAQLADPLEMGLPLSAASAVRFDNQLLLHPARYLAGLASAFTGAGGRIFERTRVTELNAEGDGVEARTESGRRVVARHAVAATLLPFGTLGGYFARTRPNQSHGIAVKLPVQAPTAMTISAEAPTRSTRPWPGGGPNGLIVVGADHETGGQEDTNASYQSLVDWVDQLWGTKVQPEYRWSAEDYSTADQLPYVGKAPGSPVLVATGMHKWGLSNGTVAAGILRDLVLGRSNRWSDVFDAGRIGDARSVAKLVQDNLKVGKEFAAGHLRRLLGPGLDHVEVGEGGLFDLDGTTVGAYRDQGGTLHTVVPVCTHLGCPLRWNQGDSTWDCNCHGSRFAPDGAVLDGPATSPLEKPDQRNGKRG